The genomic region TATGTTAAATCAATAATCATTGAGATATGTGCGTTTTCAATAGCTTATTAGATGGGGCGATGTTGGGTCGTGATGGTGGGAAGTGGCGCAAGATTGTTGCGCGGCCATTGTAGCCCTAACCTGTTACTATCGTTGAATAAATATAAATTGGACCGCCCAAGTGCAAATGGGAATATAACGGCATGGATGATGATAAAGGTATCCCTCTCAGCGCAAAGCTTTCCATGGAATAGTAGGGGGCTACTTCCTTGGAAGTACACGCAGTACTTGTACTCCAAAGGGAAACTAAAAATGCCCAAATATTCGTTGGTACGCACAGCGGCACTTTCATTTTCCGTGGCCGTTCTCGGGGCACCTCTTGCTGCCCAGCAAACTGCTACCAGGACAATGAGCTTTTCAAACTGCCTGAAAGTAATTCAAAACACATCCGTTACACTACATCATGTACGGTTCTCTTTTCGTTCCAAATACATCTATCACTGCTTCCGTTTTTCAACTAACATATAGCCAAAATTTGATGATGCAGACCAAATAAGGGCAAAGAAATATTATCATGCTGGATGGGACACTTAGCGAAATAGCGGAAACACCTGAAAAGTGTGCATCTGAACCGATTAAGCTCCTAGTAGAGTATACCCACCAACCTACAGGCCTAGTAGGTATAGCGGTCGATGTAGGTCATATACGGACTCGGTATCCTGAAACCACCTATCTGCCACTAATTGCAGAGAAGCGCCTGGTTGCCGCTGTCAGGTTTGCATCACACCTTAATGCTCCAATTCAAACTATGCTGACTGTCAACGCGGCTCATCTGCAAAGAATTTCGTCCGGTTCAATATTTGATATCGGCCATCTTTGGGACGGGTTTCAAAGATACTTAGAATTATTACGAAAATGGGTCACAGAACGTGGCATCACATGGTCGTGTGTATGGGTACGTGAGTTCACCGGAGGTCGAAATAATCACCACGGCGAACACTGGCATATCGCATTGCACCTACCACCACGCCACCAGCAAGAGCTGACTGCTCAGGTGGCTATCTGGACAGGTGAAGTGATTGGGGCACATGACGGCAAGAAAAAATGTATTGCACGATCGCTGACCGGTGCTTGGTATCTCAGTAAACGCTACGACAACGTAGGCTTTTATCTGGGCAAGGCTACGCCGAAAAAGCGAACCCGATACGGTCAACTAATCAAAAACGATCTGCGCGAGGGTCAAGATTACGGTGGCGAGGGGCCAATACAGGGTAAGCGGTTTGGAATATCCCGGAGCATTGGAGATAAGGCGCAGCAGCGGCAAGGATGGCAATGACGACAGATGAGCCACAGGGCACCTACATGCGTTGCACTAGGGTAAGGCGGGAAAACACCACAACATCGCCCTATGAGCCTCTGTGCGTCTGAAAAACAGCTCTCAGGGAGGCTTGTGCGCCCTCTTGCGGGATCAACGGATCTTTCCTGGATGCAGGAAAAGGAAAACGCAAGAACCCCGATAAAACGGCAAGTTTCCAAATTATTTCGGCAAAATCGGAGATGGACACATGGGCGGAATAGGAAGCGGTAGGCGCTGGAATTTTGGCGCACACGACACGACTGAGGACTACAGGTCGATTGATGTTCGTTGGCTGAAACGGAGAGGCATGTTGAGGCTGGGAGCATCCGGCAGTCTCACCTAGTCCCGGCGCGGAGAAACATTCGCCTCAATCGGCGTCACAGTGGCCCAAGGATTTGTGACGCTCAAGTATCGCAGCCGGGCGAGCGGTGAAACTGATTGGCAGGACCAGAGTTACCCCGTTTATCTAGACACCACGCCTTGTCACCTGGGCGGTGAGCGCCAATGGTTTTTCTGCCCTGCTCGTGGGTGCGGTCGGCGTGTCGCCATGCTCTACGGTGGCGGGGTATACGCATGTCGGCATTGTCATCGATTGGCATACCCATCTCAGCGCGAAGCACCCCACGATAGGGTCATTCGGAAAGCAGACCGGATACGCGACAAGCTGGGCTGGGAGCCTGGCACAGCCAACGGCCACGGGATGAAGCCCAAGGGGATGCACAGGCGCACATTCGAGAGGCTGTGCGCAGATCAACGCCTATTCGCAAGCAGGCTGGAGTGTGTTCCTGGCGCGGTATGGCAGGCATCTTTGACGCTACATCACGTAATCCAAGACTACCTTGAGGGGAGAACGCATGACAGCCCCAAGAAGCCACTCAGCGGGGCTTTCCTAATGCAGTCGTCAGTTAAGGCCATCGAGGGCGGAACCTCGCCGGTCTGTTTCCCTGTTTGGGCGAGGTTCTGCGTAAATATGCCTTGCTGACCTGATGATCTTGAAATCCTTGTTTTGGGAGGCTCTGACTTGGTGAAGCTTTCTTTGCGGTCATATATCACTCCTGCTCGTGAGTGACCGCCGACGGCCAGCTAGGCGCTGCCTCTCGCCGTAAACGCTGGCCGCACTAGCGCACGGGATCACATCCTAAGCATCTCGTGCGCCTTTTCTTCATCATGCGACTATGCGCAGATCACGACGCCTATTCGGAAGCGGGCTGGAGTGCATTCCTGGCGCGGTATGGCAGGCATCTGTAGGGGCTACCCCTCGCGTGTCGGCAGCGTTACCATCACACGAGCGCCGCCCTTGATCGTCTCTAAGACATCCATCACTTTCATCTTCCTCTCCTTCCTTTGCGTTTCGGGGTTAGTCGGGTCCTGCAGTGCTGAATTGCCGTCCACTCCTGAGAGAGGATGCCGCGCCGCTTGGCCTGGCGCTCGTAACCTTCGAGCTCAGCCAAGCTGCCGATGGTCGCAACCCTGTCGGCACGCTGTTCATCCTGGGCTTCAGCGCTATCTATCACTGGAGGCCACCCACCAATTCCGTTGATAGGTTTGGCTTGAGGAACGCTGCCTCAGCGCGCCCCGCAATATCCCCAATGAACTCAATTTTCAGAGGAGGAATATTTGAAATGACAGACGTTTCAGGCATCAGCATCAACTTCAAAGGGAGCAATATCCCGGTCCTTTGCGGTAACTGCCATGTGCAGGTACGCTGCCGGGTCGTAACCAGTGGAGAAGGCGCACAGTTTGGTTGCACCGCTTGCGGCTTCTGGTGCGACCAGGATAAGGCTATCGCAATGCTCAAAGAATACACGGCGAGCGAGGCACGGCTGCACGGCAACCGAATGGCTCGAAAGGTAGTAGGAAAGAGCAACCTCACGAGCATCATGGGTCTGACGGCGCACAATAAGAACTACCGATTCATCGTTGATCTGGGCACGGCTGCACGGCAACCGAATGGCTCGAAAGGTAGTAGGAAAGAGCACCGGCACTGAAGGGCAAGCGGCGCAAGCAAGGCGCGTTCAACCTTCTATCGGCATTCGAGTTTGAAGAAACGGACGAAGGCAAGGCCAAGGGTGCATGGCTGGAACTGCCTATGTGGCTCTACCAGGCGGTGACGCAGGATCGGGATTTTTGGAAGTTCCAGGGCATGAGCATCATCGATGCGGGCCGCACTTTTCCGATTTACCGCCTATCAGTCATAGCGCGGGGGGAAGCGTCTGACAGACCCCCGTGGTAACGACTTTGCGCCAGTCTGGGCCAGGCCGCAACCGTTGCCGTAGACACGGGATATCGGGGACGCCTGTACATCTAACCTTAGATGCATCTACAAGTTGCAGCATCAGAATTTTAGCATGAATAGGATTGGCGGAGTGGTGGATTTAAGGCGCGTGGGGGCAAGTTGGGCCGGGAAATTGAGTAGCTACTTTCGAACCGGGATCTTGGCCGTTGCCCTTAGTTTCACAGGCAACAGCGCTATTGCTCAGGATCTTTCTAAGGGTTTCGATGCTGCTCAACGTGGTGATTATCAGGCTGCCTTGAAGGAGTTTTTGCCATTGGCCACCCAAGGCAACGTCTACGCCCAGAATAACCTCGGGCTCATGTACGCCAACGGTTACGGTGTTCTCGCGGATGATATCAGCGCCCATATGTGGTGGAACATTGCAGGTGCAAATGGATATGAGGGGGCGCGAGAGAACCGCGAGAATATTGAAAAGGAAATGACGCCAGCGGATATTTCCGAGGCCGTGAAATCTGCTCGCACCTGCATGTCCTCAGATTATCAAAACTGTAGGTGAGGCACGGGCAATTAACGACCCAAGGTTTCGGGTCGCCCACTTCCCCGGTTTACCGCCTAGGGCATGAGCATTTCCGGCCAAGGGTCACAGGTCAGCCAAACGACCTATAATCGGTCTTATGCTATAATGTTGGGTGACTACCGACCGACCCGCTTGCGCAGCCAGCCCAGGAACGCCGCATCCGGCGAGCGCAAGCGTGGCGCGCCAGAGCGGGCCCACATGCCGCGCCATTCGGCCTCCAGCGCATAGATATCTGCCCCCGGCAGCATCTCGCGGCCCTGCTCCAGCGTCTCCGAGCGCAAGGCTGGCGGGCGGGCGCCAGAGCGCTCCACCACCCCTTGTTTCTGCGAAAAATAGATCAGATCTCCGGGCTGTTCCTCGAGCGCGTAATCCGGCAGCGGTTGTGCTGCGATCATGTCGCGCAGCATCTTGCGAAACACCCGCCGCGGGCTGGCTGAGCCGGATTTTTTCAGCAATGTGTCCACCGAAACGGTCCAGCTTTGCTGGCGGCCACAGTGTTTGCGTACCAGTTCATAGATGCGCCGTTCCAGCGGTTTGCGTAAGCTGAAATAATCCCGGTTCAGGGTCAGCACCGCATTGGACAGCACCGCCTGATACAGCCAGTCCGACAGTGTCACCGCCACATGGGTCATCCGGCCAGAACCGCGACCGGTCGGGGCGCGGCGGACGATTTCCCAGCTCTCGATCAAGCCGAACCCCTTGGTCACTTCAACCCCGCCGGTGGCGATATTGGTGGTGATACGAGTGCCGGCCAGCCGCTCGAACGCCTCACGCAGCCGCCGGTAGGCATCGCCGCTGGTTTCGCGGTTGGTGGCGATCAGCAGGTCATGCGCTTTCAGGTGCAGGGTGCGGCTGATGCTGCGTCCCGCATTCAGCGCCGCCATCAACTGGCTGATGCAAAAGATCAGAATATCCTTGTCGTGAATGGTCGCCAAACCCTTGACCGAGGGCGTCACGGTGATCGCGGTGCCCTTGTGCTCGTAGTTCAGGATGCGCCGATCCGGCCGGGTCGCCAATGAGAACAGCGGATGTTCCATCGACGCCATATCGTTTTTGGGCACCACCCCAAACACATCGCACAGGAAGAACGCCCCCTGCCCCTGCGACGGGCCTGCTCCGCCTGTCAGCGCTGCACACATACTAGTCCCTGCTCGATCTCACCGATGTCCCGTCTTGAGGCCTGCCTTGTTGGCTGGCGCGGGGTGACTCGGTTTCGTGGTTTTAATGACACCCACCCTAGAGTTATCCACAAGGCGGCACAACGGGGGTTCAGAGTCACCCTATCGGGGGTTCAGAGTCGCTTTAACGTGGTTTCAGAATCACACCAGTTGCAAAACACCCCGCCAAACCCTTTAAGAAAAGGGCTTTTCACAGCTCGGCCCAGCCCTTAACTATAGATAACTATATATTAACTTAGCAAAAAAATCATCGAACCGCCAAAAACACCCGTTTGAACAGGCTGTAAGCGTCGGATTTGCTTAGGAAATCCGTAATAGCTACGACTAATCCTTCCATATGCCATCTTTTGTGCTATCCTGCCAAAAAGGCAGCACATTCGCAGATGATTTGCGGGGAGAACGGCCTCGAAGCAGCAGCTTTTGACAGGCGGAAGATAGCGAAAAATGGCAAAAGATCCCCATAAAACCGCGTCGGCGCTGCCGCCTTATTTCAACATTGACCCCGATGCGGCGCTGGCCGATCTGGATGCGCCCACCGGTACCGGTGGCTTTGCCGAGATCGCCGCCGCCTGTGCCCAGGGCCGCGCCGATCTGTCCAGCCGCGGCCTCGACGAGATGGGCCGCAAGCAGCTGCGGCTGTTTTCCACCTGGGAGATCACCCGCTATCTGATCCCGGTGGCCAGCGCCCATTTCCGCCGGGTGCTCAAGGCCAATCCTCAATTGCCCCAGGGCCGCGCCGAAAGTGAGGGCGGCGCCAAATGGTTCAGTCTTGATGAGGTGCTGCAACTGCGGGCGTTTTTTGGCGAACAGGGCAGCAAGGCCAAAGACTACCTGCCCTACCGGCCCAAGGGCCTGCCCGCCAAAATGGTGGCGGTGGCCAATTTCAAAGGCGGCGTTGGCAAGACCTCGACCGCGGCGCATCTGGCGATGTCGGCGGCGCTGGACGGCTACAAGGTGCTGGTGATCGATCTCGACAGTCAGGGCTCGATGACCTCAATCTTTGGCGGCAAGGTCGACGATGAATGGCAGACCGTCTTTCCGCTGCTGGCGCGCCATTACGGCGAGCATCTGCGGCTGGAGAACCAGCGTCGTCTGGATCGCGGCGACCCACCGCAACCGCTGGACGAGGCGCTGACGGCAGCGATGGATATGACCGCTGGGGATGTGATCCAAAGCACCCACTGGCCCAATATCGATCTGATCGGTGCGCAGCTGAACCTGTACTGGGCCGAGTTCCAGATCCCGGTCTGGCGGATCGCGGCGCGCGGCTGGAAGCTGTGGGATGCGCTGACCGAGCGGCTGCAGGCAGACGGGGTGCTGGATCAATATGATCTGGTGTTCATCGATACCCCGCCGGCGCTGGGATATCTGACCATCAACGGGCTGTCGGCGGCGGATATCCTGCTGGTGCCGATGGGCGCCTCGTTCCTGGAATTTGATTCCACGGGGCGGTTCTTTGACATGTTGCATTCCACCTTTGCCAGCATCGAGGACGGCGAGAACCTGGCCGCCCGGGCGCTGGGGCGCCCCGAGATGGGCTTTGAGTGGGAGGCGGTGCGCACGGTGATCACCCGCTATGACGGCGCCCAGCAGGGCGAGCTGGCGGCGCTGATGCAGGCCTATTTGGGCCGCACCCTGAGCCCGCACCGGCAGGATTTCACCGCGCTGATCGGTCAGGCCGGCGAGCAGGTCAATGGCATCTACGAGGCCGATTACCGCGATTTCAACCGCGAGACCTATGCCCGTGGTCGTGAAACATTTGATGCCACCTACGGCGCCTTCAAACGCTTGTTGCTGGGCATCTGGCGCCGCGCCGAATTGGAACAGCAGCGCGCGGCCGAGTAAGGCGCGCCTAAAGGATTTGGTGCAGGGTGACAGAACCCGGTGCCTTGAGGAGGAAACCCATGGCCAAACGCAAACGTCTGACCCCGGCGCAGCCCAGCTACCTGAGCGCGGCGCCTGAAAGCAAATCGGCGCTTGGGGCGCCACTGGCCACAGCCAGCGCGGCGCCGCCCTCCCCCATTGCGCCGATTGCCCAGGTGGCCTCGGATGCGGCGGCGCAGGCGGCGTTGAGCGAGCTGAGCGCGGTGCTGGAAAAGGCCCGCGCCGATGGGCGGCTGATTGAGCGGATTGGGCTGGAGCAGATCGACGAGGCGCATCTGGTGCGCGACCGGCTGGAACAGGACGAAGATGAGATGGCGGCGCTGATGGCCTCGCTGCGCGCCCGGGGTCAGCAGATCCCCATCGAAGTGGTGCAGCTGGAGGATCGCCCCGATGGCAAGACCCATGGGCTGATCTCGGGCTGGCGGCGGCTGTCGGCGCTAAAGCGGCTCTACGCCGAGACATCAGAGCCTGAACTGGCGACAATCAAGGCGCTGGTGATCCAGCCGGCCAGTGCCCGGGACGCCTATGTGGCGATGGTCGAGGAAAACGAAATCCGCGTCAATCTGAGCCATTATGAACGGGCCCGGATTGCGGTGCGGGCGCTGCGCGAGGGGGTTTATCCAAACCAGAAAATGGCGCTGCAGGGATTGTTTGCCAATGCCACCCGCGCCAAACGCTCCAAGGTCGGCAGCTTTGTGGCGCTGGTCGAGGCGCTGGATGCGGTGCTGATGTTCCCGGTGGCGATCAATGAAAAGCTGGGGCTGGCGCTGGTGCGCGAGATCACCCGCGATTCCGGCTTTACTGATCAGCTGATCAGCCATCTGCGCGCAGGCCGTCGCGACACCCCGGTGGGTGAGCTGCGGATCCTGTCGGCGGCAGTGTCCGAGGCCGAGAAAGCGGCTCTAACCCGTCAGTCAGAGCCGGAAAATGTCGAGCCACTAGCCGCTGGCCCACGAATCCGCGAGCCGTTGCCCGCCAAAGACGAACGCATCAACACCCAGCTGGCTCCGGGGCTGCGGCTGGGTTATACGCCGGGCCAGCACCGCATTGAGCTGAGCGGTGCTGCGGTGGATGAGCGGCTGATCCAGGAGTTGCGGCACTGGCTGAGCCAGCGCTAAGCGCCGCGTTCGGCACCCCCTCCCCTACCCCCGGCGGGGAGATCTCTGGATATAAAAAAGGCGCCGCTAGGCGCCTTTTTGCATCTCTAACATATGTTTTAGGGTCGAAATAAACCCTCTACCCTGCCCGACTGGCAGGACTGACTGTCTGGCCCAAATGTTTCGCGCGCGAAACATATTATGTTAAATTAAATCCCCACCCGCTCCGCGCGGCCAACGGCGGTGTAATACTCAAAGCCACCCCGCTTGGCGGTCTTGGCATTGTAGATGTTGCGCAGATCAACCATCCGCGGGCTGGTCATCTTGCGCGCCAGCGCCTTGAGATCCAGGGCGCGGAACTCGTTCCATTCGGTCAGCAGCACCACCAGATCGGCATTGCGGGCGGCGTGATAGGGATCCTCCATCCATTTCACCCCGGGCAGCAGCGCCTCGCCCTCGGCCCGGCCCTGGGGGTCCACCACCCGCACCTTGGCGCCGCCGCCAATCAGCGCCGGCACGATGGTCAGGCTGGGCGCATCGCGCATATCGTCGGTATTGGGC from Parasedimentitalea psychrophila harbors:
- a CDS encoding SEL1-like repeat protein, with product MNRIGGVVDLRRVGASWAGKLSSYFRTGILAVALSFTGNSAIAQDLSKGFDAAQRGDYQAALKEFLPLATQGNVYAQNNLGLMYANGYGVLADDISAHMWWNIAGANGYEGARENRENIEKEMTPADISEAVKSARTCMSSDYQNCR
- a CDS encoding AAA family ATPase; translation: MAKDPHKTASALPPYFNIDPDAALADLDAPTGTGGFAEIAAACAQGRADLSSRGLDEMGRKQLRLFSTWEITRYLIPVASAHFRRVLKANPQLPQGRAESEGGAKWFSLDEVLQLRAFFGEQGSKAKDYLPYRPKGLPAKMVAVANFKGGVGKTSTAAHLAMSAALDGYKVLVIDLDSQGSMTSIFGGKVDDEWQTVFPLLARHYGEHLRLENQRRLDRGDPPQPLDEALTAAMDMTAGDVIQSTHWPNIDLIGAQLNLYWAEFQIPVWRIAARGWKLWDALTERLQADGVLDQYDLVFIDTPPALGYLTINGLSAADILLVPMGASFLEFDSTGRFFDMLHSTFASIEDGENLAARALGRPEMGFEWEAVRTVITRYDGAQQGELAALMQAYLGRTLSPHRQDFTALIGQAGEQVNGIYEADYRDFNRETYARGRETFDATYGAFKRLLLGIWRRAELEQQRAAE
- a CDS encoding ParB/RepB/Spo0J family partition protein, with product MAKRKRLTPAQPSYLSAAPESKSALGAPLATASAAPPSPIAPIAQVASDAAAQAALSELSAVLEKARADGRLIERIGLEQIDEAHLVRDRLEQDEDEMAALMASLRARGQQIPIEVVQLEDRPDGKTHGLISGWRRLSALKRLYAETSEPELATIKALVIQPASARDAYVAMVEENEIRVNLSHYERARIAVRALREGVYPNQKMALQGLFANATRAKRSKVGSFVALVEALDAVLMFPVAINEKLGLALVREITRDSGFTDQLISHLRAGRRDTPVGELRILSAAVSEAEKAALTRQSEPENVEPLAAGPRIREPLPAKDERINTQLAPGLRLGYTPGQHRIELSGAAVDERLIQELRHWLSQR
- a CDS encoding replication initiator protein A, with the protein product MCAALTGGAGPSQGQGAFFLCDVFGVVPKNDMASMEHPLFSLATRPDRRILNYEHKGTAITVTPSVKGLATIHDKDILIFCISQLMAALNAGRSISRTLHLKAHDLLIATNRETSGDAYRRLREAFERLAGTRITTNIATGGVEVTKGFGLIESWEIVRRAPTGRGSGRMTHVAVTLSDWLYQAVLSNAVLTLNRDYFSLRKPLERRIYELVRKHCGRQQSWTVSVDTLLKKSGSASPRRVFRKMLRDMIAAQPLPDYALEEQPGDLIYFSQKQGVVERSGARPPALRSETLEQGREMLPGADIYALEAEWRGMWARSGAPRLRSPDAAFLGWLRKRVGR